From the Cupriavidus necator N-1 genome, one window contains:
- a CDS encoding efflux RND transporter permease subunit, protein MNLSKFFIDRPIFAGVLSVLIFLIGAISMFKLPISEYPEVVPPSVVVRAQFPGANPKVIAETVASPLEEQINGVEDMLYMSSQSNSDGLLTLTVTFKLGTDPDKAQQLVQNRVSQAEPRLPEDVRRLGITTVKSSPDLTMVVHLVSPNDRYDMTYLRNYAVINVKDRLARLQGVGQVQLFGSGDYAMRVWLNPEKMAERQLATSDVVKAIREQNVQVAAGVIGQSPALPGADLQLSVNAQGRLSTVEEFGDIVVRTSADGAVTYLKDVARIELGASEYALRSLLDNKPAVAIPIFQAPGSNAIQISDDVRKTMEELKQNFPDGIDYSIVYDPTQFVRHSIEAVTHTLFEAIALVVLVVILFLQTWRASIIPLLAVPVSIVGTFGLMHAFGFSINALSLFGLVLAIGIVVDDAIVVVENVERNIEEGLTPKEATYKAMREVSGPIIAIALTLIAVFVPLAFMTGLTGQFYKQFALTISISTIISAFNSLTLSPALSALLLKSHDAPKDWLSRWMDRVFGGFFKRFNRFFGRSAESYGRGVKGVIRRKGSVFGVYAVMLVLTWGVFQLVPKGFVPAQDKQYLVGFAKLPDGATLDRTEDVIRKMSDIALKHPGVESAVAFPGLSINGFTNSPSAGIVFATLKPFEERKTKELSGAAIAADLNQKYAAVQDAFIAVFPPPPVQGLGTIGGFKLMIEDRAALGYDALFEATNAFANKARATPELSGIFSNYQVNVPQLDVKLDRVKAKQLGVPVTEVFDTLQTYLGSAYVNDFNKFGRTYQVKVQADAPFRAHAEDILQLKTRNAAGDMVPLSSLVQVKQGFGPDSVVRYNGFTAADMNGGPAPGFSSGQAQAAAERIAAETLPKGMKFEWTELTYQDILAGNAGVWIFPLCVLLVFLVLAAQYESLTLPLAVILIVPMSLLAAMTGVWLTRGDNNIFTQIGFIVLVGLSAKNAILIVEFARELEHHGRTVVQAAIEASRLRLRPILMTSFAFIMGVVPLVISTGAGSEMRHAMGVAVFAGMLGVTFFGLFLTPVFYVALRLLATRGQRRAATQEQSAQLTASAE, encoded by the coding sequence ATGAATCTCTCTAAATTCTTTATCGACCGCCCCATCTTCGCGGGGGTGCTGTCGGTGCTGATCTTCCTGATTGGCGCCATATCGATGTTCAAGTTACCGATCTCGGAGTACCCGGAAGTGGTGCCGCCGTCGGTGGTGGTGCGTGCGCAGTTTCCGGGCGCCAACCCCAAGGTGATTGCCGAGACGGTGGCTTCGCCGCTGGAAGAGCAGATCAACGGCGTCGAGGACATGCTGTACATGTCTTCGCAGTCCAACAGCGACGGCCTGCTCACGCTGACCGTGACCTTCAAGCTGGGCACCGACCCGGACAAGGCCCAGCAGCTGGTGCAGAACCGCGTCTCGCAGGCCGAGCCGCGCCTGCCGGAAGACGTGCGCCGGCTGGGCATCACCACGGTCAAGAGCTCGCCGGACCTGACCATGGTGGTCCACCTGGTCTCGCCCAACGACCGCTATGACATGACCTACCTGCGCAATTACGCGGTGATCAACGTCAAGGACCGGCTGGCGCGCCTGCAGGGCGTGGGCCAGGTGCAGCTGTTCGGCTCAGGCGACTACGCCATGCGCGTGTGGCTGAACCCCGAGAAGATGGCCGAGCGCCAGCTTGCCACCAGCGACGTGGTCAAGGCCATCCGCGAGCAGAACGTGCAGGTGGCGGCCGGCGTGATCGGCCAGTCGCCGGCGCTGCCGGGCGCGGACCTGCAGCTGTCGGTCAATGCGCAGGGCCGCCTGAGCACGGTGGAGGAGTTCGGCGACATCGTCGTGCGCACTTCCGCCGACGGTGCCGTCACCTACCTGAAGGACGTTGCCCGCATCGAGCTGGGCGCGTCGGAATACGCGCTGCGCTCGCTGCTGGACAACAAGCCGGCGGTGGCCATCCCCATCTTCCAGGCGCCGGGCTCCAACGCCATCCAGATCTCCGATGACGTGCGCAAGACCATGGAGGAGCTGAAGCAGAACTTCCCGGACGGCATCGACTACAGCATCGTCTACGACCCCACGCAGTTCGTGCGCCACTCGATCGAGGCAGTGACGCATACGCTGTTCGAGGCCATCGCGCTGGTGGTGCTGGTGGTGATCCTGTTCCTGCAGACCTGGCGCGCGTCGATCATCCCGCTGCTGGCGGTGCCGGTGTCGATCGTAGGTACCTTCGGGCTGATGCATGCGTTCGGCTTTTCGATCAACGCGCTGTCGCTGTTCGGGCTGGTGCTGGCGATTGGTATCGTCGTCGATGACGCGATCGTGGTGGTGGAAAACGTCGAGCGCAATATCGAAGAGGGGCTGACGCCGAAGGAGGCCACCTACAAGGCCATGCGCGAAGTCAGCGGCCCCATCATCGCCATCGCGCTGACGCTGATCGCCGTGTTCGTGCCGCTGGCCTTCATGACGGGCCTGACCGGCCAGTTCTACAAGCAGTTCGCGCTGACCATCTCGATCTCGACCATCATCTCGGCGTTCAACTCGCTGACGCTGTCGCCGGCGCTGTCGGCACTGCTGCTCAAGAGCCATGACGCGCCCAAGGACTGGCTGTCGCGCTGGATGGACCGCGTGTTCGGCGGCTTCTTCAAGCGCTTCAACCGCTTCTTCGGCCGCAGCGCTGAAAGCTATGGCCGTGGCGTGAAGGGCGTGATCCGCCGCAAGGGCTCGGTATTCGGGGTCTACGCGGTGATGCTGGTGCTGACCTGGGGCGTGTTCCAGCTGGTGCCCAAGGGCTTTGTGCCGGCGCAGGACAAGCAGTACCTGGTGGGCTTTGCCAAGCTGCCGGACGGCGCGACGCTGGACCGCACCGAGGACGTGATCCGCAAGATGAGCGACATCGCGCTCAAGCATCCGGGCGTGGAATCGGCGGTGGCCTTCCCGGGCCTGTCGATCAACGGCTTCACCAACAGCCCGAGTGCCGGCATCGTGTTCGCCACGCTCAAGCCGTTCGAGGAGCGCAAGACCAAGGAACTGTCCGGCGCGGCGATTGCGGCCGACCTGAACCAGAAGTACGCGGCCGTCCAGGATGCCTTTATCGCGGTGTTCCCGCCGCCGCCCGTGCAGGGCCTGGGCACCATCGGCGGCTTCAAGCTGATGATCGAGGACCGTGCGGCGCTGGGCTATGACGCGCTGTTCGAGGCCACCAACGCGTTTGCCAACAAGGCGCGCGCCACGCCCGAGCTGAGCGGCATCTTCAGCAACTACCAGGTCAACGTGCCGCAGCTCGACGTCAAGCTGGACCGCGTCAAGGCCAAGCAGCTGGGCGTGCCGGTGACCGAGGTGTTCGACACGCTGCAGACCTACCTGGGCTCGGCCTATGTCAACGACTTCAACAAGTTCGGCCGGACCTACCAGGTCAAGGTGCAGGCAGACGCGCCGTTCCGCGCCCATGCCGAGGACATCCTGCAGCTGAAGACGCGCAACGCCGCCGGCGACATGGTGCCGCTGTCGTCGCTGGTGCAGGTCAAGCAAGGCTTTGGTCCGGACAGCGTGGTGCGCTACAACGGCTTTACCGCCGCCGACATGAACGGCGGGCCCGCGCCCGGGTTCTCGTCGGGCCAGGCCCAGGCCGCGGCCGAGCGCATTGCCGCCGAGACGCTGCCCAAGGGCATGAAGTTCGAATGGACCGAGCTGACCTACCAGGACATCCTGGCCGGCAATGCGGGGGTGTGGATCTTCCCGCTGTGCGTGCTGCTGGTGTTCCTGGTGCTGGCTGCCCAGTATGAAAGCCTGACGCTGCCGCTGGCGGTGATCCTGATCGTGCCGATGAGCCTGCTGGCGGCGATGACCGGGGTGTGGCTCACGCGTGGGGACAACAACATCTTCACGCAGATCGGCTTCATCGTGCTGGTCGGCTTGTCAGCGAAGAACGCGATTCTGATCGTGGAGTTTGCGCGCGAGCTGGAGCATCACGGCCGCACCGTGGTGCAGGCCGCGATCGAAGCCAGCCGCCTGCGCCTGCGCCCGATCCTGATGACCTCGTTCGCTTTCATCATGGGCGTGGTGCCGCTGGTGATCTCCACCGGCGCCGGCTCCGAGATGCGCCATGCCATGGGCGTGGCAGTGTTCGCGGGCATGCTCGGCGTGACCTTCTTCGGGCTGTTCCTGACGCCGGTGTTCTATGTGGCGCTGCGCCTGCTGGCCACGCGCGGCCAGCGCCGCGCGGCTACGCAAGAGCAAAGCGCGCAACTGACTGCATCGGCTGAATAA
- a CDS encoding efflux transporter outer membrane subunit, producing MNAPAFSTTNWLPKLATLAAALVLAGCSLAPTYKVPETATVPAFKEAEAAQAEGAQWKTATPAEGQHRGEWWKIFGDAELDRLIDAAGSSNQDLAIAAARLKQARAFTGATEADLYPQLSVGLDPTRSQPSAASQGLPDGTRVSPQTVLKARAFASYELDLFGRVASSVNAARAEGEAAEDLYRSVQLALQADVAQAYFALRTLDSERDLLNATIRLREDALSLLKKRYDAGETTDLDPARAEAELGTARADLAGIERRRANQEHALAVLTGVPPAAFSLQARPFDAAPIAVPAGLPSELLERRPDIAAAERQMAAANARIGVAKAAFFPRITLTGLFGFESADLSNLFKWSSRTWMLGPLIGSTIAQTVFDGGRNSANLAGARAAHEETVAGYRQTVLVAFREVEDSLADVRWLSQQAGALDGALGGARRAARISRSRYDAGAVDYLTVIDADRTVLQSQREANQVAGLRAAATVSLIRRLGGGWGPLPETVAAVPAPAAEGAPASQAR from the coding sequence ATGAATGCCCCTGCATTTTCGACAACAAATTGGCTGCCTAAGCTGGCGACACTGGCGGCAGCGCTAGTCCTTGCGGGTTGCTCGCTGGCCCCGACTTACAAAGTGCCCGAAACGGCCACCGTGCCGGCCTTCAAGGAGGCTGAGGCCGCCCAGGCCGAAGGCGCGCAATGGAAGACCGCGACGCCGGCCGAAGGCCAGCATCGCGGCGAATGGTGGAAGATCTTCGGCGATGCCGAACTGGACCGCCTGATCGACGCGGCTGGCAGCTCCAACCAGGATCTGGCGATTGCCGCTGCCCGCCTGAAGCAGGCACGCGCCTTCACGGGTGCCACTGAGGCGGACCTCTACCCGCAACTGAGCGTCGGGCTGGACCCGACGCGCAGCCAGCCGTCGGCGGCCTCGCAGGGTCTGCCCGACGGCACGCGGGTCTCGCCGCAGACGGTGCTGAAGGCACGCGCCTTCGCCAGCTATGAGCTTGACCTGTTCGGCCGTGTCGCGTCCAGCGTCAATGCCGCCCGCGCCGAAGGCGAGGCCGCGGAGGACCTGTATCGGTCGGTGCAGCTGGCGCTGCAGGCCGACGTGGCGCAGGCGTACTTTGCGCTGCGCACGCTGGACAGCGAGCGCGACCTGCTCAACGCCACCATCAGGCTGCGCGAGGATGCGCTGTCGCTGCTGAAGAAGCGCTATGACGCCGGTGAAACCACCGACCTCGATCCCGCCCGTGCCGAAGCTGAACTCGGCACCGCGCGCGCGGACCTGGCCGGCATCGAGCGCCGCCGCGCCAACCAGGAGCATGCGCTGGCGGTGCTGACCGGCGTGCCGCCGGCGGCATTCTCGCTGCAGGCGCGCCCGTTCGACGCCGCGCCGATCGCGGTTCCCGCCGGGCTGCCGTCCGAACTGCTGGAGCGGCGCCCCGACATCGCCGCGGCGGAACGCCAGATGGCCGCGGCCAACGCGCGCATCGGCGTTGCCAAGGCGGCGTTCTTCCCGCGCATCACGCTGACCGGGCTGTTCGGCTTTGAATCGGCGGACCTGTCGAACCTGTTCAAGTGGTCGTCGCGCACCTGGATGCTGGGGCCGCTGATCGGCTCCACCATCGCACAGACCGTGTTCGATGGCGGCCGCAACAGCGCCAACCTCGCCGGTGCCCGTGCCGCGCATGAGGAAACCGTGGCCGGCTACCGGCAGACCGTGCTGGTGGCGTTCCGCGAGGTGGAAGACAGCCTGGCGGACGTGCGCTGGCTCAGCCAGCAGGCCGGCGCGCTGGACGGCGCACTTGGCGGCGCCCGGCGCGCAGCGCGGATCTCGCGCAGCCGCTATGACGCCGGCGCGGTCGATTACCTGACGGTGATCGATGCCGACCGCACCGTGCTGCAGTCGCAGCGCGAGGCCAACCAGGTGGCCGGCCTGCGCGCTGCCGCAACGGTGTCGCTGATCCGCCGGCTGGGCGGCGGCTGGGGCCCGCTGCCGGAGACGGTGGCGGCCGTGCCGGCGCCGGCGGCCGAGGGCGCGCCGGCCTCACAGGCCCGCTAA
- a CDS encoding YbhB/YbcL family Raf kinase inhibitor-like protein yields MLVRHRKPFWGLIFAAITVGMLLAPLPWSDRTAIHDEVVIARPAAQVFDYVSTPRHWPEWHPASLGVAGATDHPLGQGERVTETFMVAQRGGAVVWTVIESQRPRTWSIEGVADGRRVGTITYRLTPAMTPSLTPSAERTRIEREFRYRSPTLLFALINRLMLRERVQAESTVAVRRLKALLEAPAAAIALREAPIRPKLEPSLNASSEARMPFQLQSTAFAPGGEIPAEHTCEGADISPPLAWTGLPPGTASLALIVDDPDAPDPAAPKMTWVHWLLYNLPAHAEALPGDIGKAGLPAGTRDGLNDWHRAGYGGPCPPIGRHRYFFKLYALNAALPDLGMPDKAALERAMRGHILATAELIGTYQKLQR; encoded by the coding sequence ATGCTTGTTCGACACAGGAAACCGTTCTGGGGACTGATCTTCGCCGCGATCACCGTGGGCATGCTGCTGGCGCCGCTGCCCTGGTCCGACCGCACCGCCATCCATGACGAGGTGGTGATTGCCCGCCCGGCGGCCCAGGTGTTCGACTACGTGTCGACGCCGCGGCACTGGCCGGAATGGCATCCGGCCTCGCTTGGGGTGGCGGGAGCGACCGACCATCCGCTGGGGCAGGGCGAGCGCGTGACCGAGACCTTCATGGTCGCGCAGCGCGGTGGCGCGGTGGTCTGGACCGTTATCGAAAGCCAGCGGCCGCGCACGTGGTCGATCGAGGGTGTGGCCGACGGGCGCAGGGTCGGCACCATCACCTACCGGCTTACGCCCGCCATGACGCCGTCGCTGACCCCATCGGCCGAACGCACGCGCATCGAGCGGGAATTCCGCTACCGGTCGCCTACGCTGCTCTTTGCGCTGATCAACCGCCTGATGTTGCGCGAGCGCGTCCAGGCCGAGTCCACCGTAGCCGTGCGCCGGCTCAAGGCGCTGCTGGAGGCGCCCGCTGCCGCCATCGCCTTGCGCGAGGCACCGATCCGGCCTAAGTTGGAGCCATCCCTCAATGCGTCCAGCGAGGCCCGTATGCCGTTCCAGCTGCAATCGACCGCATTCGCCCCGGGTGGCGAGATCCCCGCAGAGCACACCTGCGAAGGCGCCGATATTTCCCCGCCGCTTGCCTGGACCGGCCTGCCGCCCGGCACGGCCAGCCTGGCGCTGATCGTCGACGATCCCGATGCACCCGATCCCGCCGCGCCGAAAATGACATGGGTCCACTGGCTGCTCTACAACCTGCCGGCCCATGCCGAGGCGCTGCCGGGGGACATCGGCAAGGCCGGGCTGCCCGCCGGCACGCGCGACGGGCTGAACGACTGGCACCGCGCCGGCTATGGCGGCCCATGCCCGCCGATCGGCCGGCACCGCTACTTCTTCAAGCTCTATGCGCTGAACGCGGCGTTGCCGGACCTGGGGATGCCTGACAAGGCGGCGCTGGAGCGGGCGATGCGGGGCCATATCCTGGCCACCGCAGAGTTGATCGGCACTTACCAGAAGCTGCAGCGCTAG
- a CDS encoding DUF2127 domain-containing protein — MTKQGALGLRGIALFEAAKGLLVIVAGLGLAALLHRDAQALAEAIIQRIHVNPASRYPTIFLSLLAHPDNARLWAIGGSAAVYALMRFAEAYGLWRGLAWGNWIGVWSGGIYIPLELYEALVHPSWLHGTLAAANLLVVLYLARGLLAKSTTKGS; from the coding sequence ATGACAAAGCAGGGCGCACTGGGCCTGAGGGGCATCGCATTGTTTGAAGCCGCCAAGGGCTTGCTGGTGATCGTGGCCGGCCTGGGCCTGGCTGCACTGCTGCACCGCGACGCCCAGGCGCTGGCGGAAGCCATCATCCAGCGCATTCACGTCAACCCGGCCAGCCGCTATCCCACCATCTTCCTGTCCTTGCTTGCGCATCCCGACAACGCGCGCCTGTGGGCCATCGGCGGCTCTGCCGCGGTCTATGCGCTGATGCGCTTTGCCGAAGCGTACGGGCTCTGGCGCGGGCTTGCATGGGGCAACTGGATCGGGGTGTGGTCTGGCGGCATCTACATTCCGCTGGAACTGTACGAGGCCCTGGTCCACCCCAGCTGGCTGCATGGCACGCTGGCGGCAGCCAACCTGCTGGTGGTGCTTTACCTGGCGCGGGGGCTGCTGGCGAAGTCGACCACCAAGGGGTCGTGA
- a CDS encoding ExeM/NucH family extracellular endonuclease produces the protein MRLSLRKRHLARAVLPALALTCMAGAHAASQPCGTPATPIAEIQSAAATSPLAGSVVEVEAVVTADFSGDGGLRGFFLQTADAQRLHRPGVSEGLFVYAPRTTARAGDMVRVSGRVEEKFGQTQLVLSGPLAVCARGMAVTPQTVTLPVAGESGLAAREGMLVRLPQTLTVADTHELGRYGTLALSDGRPIAPTQQALPGTAARQAAAANARNRLLLDDGSTRQYPAAVPYPPPRLAADHPVRAGDTVSGVQGVLEKRHGQWRVQPVPGASAPVFQATNPRRGAPSRHPATTLRVAAFNLQNYFNGDGQGGGFDAPGNRGAQGAEALARQQAKLLAALRGLDADVIGVMEAENDGYGQYSAIRQLATRLGPDWRVLDAGTPALGSDAIAVGLLYNARTAVPAGRAATTWLGERSRQPLAGTFRATAGGAPVTVVVNHFKSKTCTEATGTQADQGDGQGCWNPARVQAAHALAEWLGATPTGVPGAGVLVIGDLNSYAMEDPVRVLARHGYADMVAEFAGKPAYSYVYNGQAGYLDHVLADAVAARHVIAVHAWHINADEPPAFSYAPAPGAPAVPGHYAPDPYRSSDHDPLVVDFASSPRAR, from the coding sequence ATGCGATTGTCCCTGCGCAAGCGCCACCTCGCCCGGGCCGTATTGCCCGCCCTCGCCTTGACCTGCATGGCGGGCGCGCATGCTGCATCGCAGCCATGCGGCACGCCTGCGACGCCGATTGCCGAGATCCAGAGTGCAGCCGCGACGTCACCGCTCGCGGGCAGCGTGGTGGAGGTAGAGGCCGTCGTCACCGCGGACTTCAGCGGCGATGGCGGCCTGCGCGGTTTCTTCCTGCAGACCGCGGACGCGCAACGCCTGCACCGGCCCGGCGTGTCGGAAGGCCTGTTCGTCTATGCGCCACGCACCACGGCACGCGCCGGCGACATGGTGCGCGTGTCCGGAAGGGTCGAAGAGAAATTCGGGCAGACGCAGCTGGTGCTGTCCGGCCCGCTGGCGGTGTGCGCGCGCGGCATGGCGGTGACGCCGCAGACGGTGACCTTGCCGGTCGCCGGCGAATCCGGTCTTGCCGCGCGTGAAGGCATGCTGGTGCGCCTGCCGCAGACGCTGACGGTTGCCGACACCCATGAACTTGGTCGCTATGGCACCTTGGCGCTGAGCGACGGCCGGCCCATCGCACCGACGCAACAGGCACTGCCGGGCACGGCCGCCAGACAAGCCGCCGCCGCCAACGCCCGCAACCGGCTGTTGCTTGACGATGGCTCGACGCGCCAGTATCCCGCCGCGGTGCCCTACCCGCCACCGCGCCTGGCCGCGGACCATCCGGTGCGTGCCGGGGACACGGTCAGCGGCGTCCAGGGGGTGCTGGAAAAACGCCACGGGCAGTGGCGCGTGCAGCCGGTGCCCGGTGCGAGCGCGCCGGTGTTCCAGGCCACCAACCCGCGCCGCGGCGCGCCGTCAAGACATCCGGCCACCACGCTGCGCGTGGCCGCCTTCAATCTGCAGAACTACTTCAACGGTGACGGCCAGGGCGGCGGCTTCGATGCCCCCGGCAACCGCGGCGCGCAGGGCGCCGAGGCGCTGGCGCGCCAGCAAGCCAAGCTGCTCGCCGCGCTGCGGGGGCTGGATGCGGACGTGATCGGCGTGATGGAGGCAGAAAACGACGGCTACGGCCAGTACAGCGCAATCCGCCAACTGGCCACGCGGCTCGGGCCGGACTGGCGCGTGCTCGACGCCGGCACGCCGGCGCTTGGCAGCGATGCCATTGCGGTCGGCCTGCTGTACAACGCCCGCACCGCCGTGCCCGCCGGGCGTGCGGCCACCACCTGGCTGGGCGAGCGCAGCCGCCAGCCGCTGGCCGGCACCTTCCGCGCGACAGCTGGCGGCGCGCCGGTCACGGTCGTGGTCAATCATTTCAAATCCAAGACGTGCACCGAAGCCACCGGCACGCAGGCCGACCAGGGCGATGGCCAGGGTTGCTGGAATCCCGCGCGCGTGCAGGCCGCCCACGCGCTGGCCGAATGGCTGGGCGCGACGCCGACGGGCGTGCCCGGCGCGGGCGTGCTGGTGATCGGCGACCTGAACAGCTATGCGATGGAAGACCCCGTGCGCGTGCTGGCGCGCCACGGCTACGCCGACATGGTTGCGGAATTCGCCGGCAAGCCGGCCTACAGCTACGTCTACAACGGCCAGGCCGGCTATCTCGATCATGTGCTTGCCGATGCCGTCGCGGCCCGGCATGTCATCGCCGTGCATGCCTGGCATATCAATGCCGACGAGCCCCCGGCCTTCTCCTACGCCCCGGCGCCGGGTGCGCCTGCGGTGCCGGGCCACTACGCGCCCGACCCCTACCGTTCGTCAGATCACGACCCCTTGGTGGTCGACTTCGCCAGCAGCCCCCGCGCCAGGTAA
- a CDS encoding antibiotic biosynthesis monooxygenase family protein, whose translation MIKEIAQLTIKPGMDKQLEQGVSQATPLFLRSRGCHGVQLFRSIEQPEHYTLVVEWETVEDHMVHFRESPEFQQWRALVGETFAAPPNVHHVAKVL comes from the coding sequence ATGATCAAGGAAATCGCACAACTCACCATCAAGCCCGGCATGGACAAGCAGCTGGAGCAGGGCGTGAGCCAGGCCACGCCGCTGTTCCTGCGCTCGCGCGGCTGCCACGGCGTGCAGCTGTTCCGCTCGATCGAGCAGCCGGAACACTACACGCTGGTGGTGGAATGGGAGACGGTGGAAGACCACATGGTCCATTTCCGCGAGTCGCCCGAGTTCCAGCAATGGCGAGCCCTGGTGGGCGAAACCTTTGCCGCGCCGCCGAACGTGCATCACGTGGCCAAGGTCCTGTAA
- a CDS encoding CDP-alcohol phosphatidyltransferase family protein: protein MSTRPERPRHFSMLRELQLADVFTLGNAACGMGSVFFAMFYVADQQLSHFFTAAALAPLAFIFDVLDGRIARWRHAHSALGRELDSLADVISFGVGPATLAFAAGMRGGWDLAVLIYFVCCGVSRLARFNVTAESLAEGSDSGKVAYFEGTPIPTSVLLTAVLAWCAWQGQLGGELPGGAWVLGPTVLHPLVLLFALSGTLMVSKTLRIPKF from the coding sequence ATGAGCACCCGGCCGGAACGTCCCCGCCATTTCTCGATGCTGCGCGAGCTGCAGCTGGCCGATGTCTTTACGCTGGGCAACGCGGCCTGCGGCATGGGGTCGGTGTTCTTCGCCATGTTCTACGTGGCCGACCAGCAGCTGTCGCATTTCTTCACGGCGGCGGCGCTGGCGCCGCTGGCCTTTATCTTCGATGTGCTGGACGGCCGCATCGCGCGCTGGCGCCATGCGCATTCTGCGCTGGGGCGCGAGCTGGATTCGCTGGCCGACGTGATCTCGTTCGGCGTCGGGCCGGCCACGCTGGCCTTTGCCGCCGGCATGCGCGGCGGCTGGGACCTGGCCGTGCTGATCTACTTTGTCTGCTGCGGCGTGAGCCGGCTGGCGCGCTTCAACGTCACCGCCGAATCGCTGGCCGAGGGCAGCGACAGCGGCAAGGTGGCCTACTTCGAAGGCACGCCGATCCCGACCAGCGTGCTGCTGACCGCGGTGCTGGCATGGTGCGCCTGGCAAGGCCAGCTGGGCGGCGAGCTGCCGGGCGGCGCGTGGGTGCTGGGACCCACGGTGCTGCATCCGCTGGTGCTGCTGTTCGCGCTGTCGGGCACGCTGATGGTCAGCAAGACGCTGCGCATTCCCAAGTTCTGA
- a CDS encoding N-acyl-D-amino-acid deacylase family protein: protein MSDPTSAHATHYDLLIAGGTVIDGSKAPRFSADIGVRDGCIAAIGDLGGHTADRVLDATGLIVAPGFIDAHTHDDQAVLSQPNMPFKVSQGVTTVIAGNCGISAAPLRADMDLPMPLSLIDTPEQGRFTTFAAYLDALRTMPSSVNVAAMVGHSTLRAVTMAALDRPADAKEIAAMQALVEEAMQAGAIGLSTGTFYPPAAMATTEEIIEVCRPLSARKALYVTHMRDESDHVMASLDETFRIGRELDVPVVVSHHKVQRQANFGMSQVTLPFIREAMKHQCVSLDCYPYTAGSTMIRTDRGMLDGRVLIAASQPHPECAGRDLDDIAREWGVPKEEAARRLQPGTAIYFQMDEDDVQRILAFDETMIGSDGIPVGTSPHPRLWGTFPRVLGHYCREVGLFPLETAVWKMTGLTARNFGLHRRGTLSVGHHADIVVFDAANVRDAASYETPTRPAEGIDTVIVNGAITWQHGAHSGSRNGQVITRPAGPEAGNAVPA from the coding sequence ATGTCCGACCCCACCTCTGCACACGCCACGCACTATGACCTGCTGATCGCCGGCGGCACCGTGATCGACGGCAGCAAGGCACCTCGCTTCAGCGCCGATATCGGCGTGCGCGACGGCTGCATCGCGGCGATCGGCGACCTCGGCGGGCACACGGCCGACCGGGTGCTGGATGCAACGGGCCTGATCGTCGCCCCAGGCTTTATCGACGCGCACACGCATGATGACCAGGCGGTGCTGTCGCAACCCAACATGCCGTTCAAGGTCTCGCAGGGCGTCACCACCGTGATCGCCGGCAACTGCGGCATCAGCGCCGCGCCGCTGCGTGCCGACATGGATTTGCCGATGCCGCTGAGCCTGATCGACACACCGGAGCAAGGCCGCTTCACCACCTTCGCCGCCTACCTCGACGCGCTGCGTACCATGCCGAGCTCGGTCAATGTAGCCGCCATGGTCGGGCATTCCACCTTGCGCGCGGTCACCATGGCGGCGCTGGACCGGCCAGCCGATGCCAAAGAGATCGCCGCCATGCAGGCGCTGGTCGAGGAGGCCATGCAAGCCGGCGCGATCGGCCTGTCGACCGGCACCTTCTACCCGCCCGCCGCCATGGCGACGACCGAGGAGATCATTGAAGTCTGCCGGCCGCTCAGTGCCCGCAAGGCACTCTACGTCACGCATATGCGCGACGAGTCCGACCACGTCATGGCCTCGCTCGACGAGACCTTCCGCATCGGCCGCGAGCTCGACGTGCCGGTGGTGGTGTCGCACCACAAGGTGCAGAGGCAGGCCAACTTTGGCATGAGCCAGGTAACCCTGCCCTTTATCCGCGAGGCCATGAAGCACCAGTGCGTGTCGCTCGACTGCTACCCGTACACGGCCGGCTCCACCATGATCCGCACCGACCGCGGCATGCTCGACGGCCGGGTGCTGATCGCCGCCAGCCAGCCGCACCCCGAATGCGCGGGCCGCGACCTCGACGACATCGCCAGGGAATGGGGCGTGCCCAAGGAAGAAGCCGCGCGCCGCCTGCAGCCGGGCACCGCGATCTACTTCCAGATGGACGAGGACGACGTCCAGCGCATCCTTGCCTTCGACGAAACCATGATCGGCTCAGACGGCATCCCCGTCGGCACCAGCCCGCATCCGCGCCTGTGGGGCACCTTCCCGCGCGTACTGGGGCACTACTGCCGCGAGGTCGGCCTGTTCCCGCTGGAGACGGCGGTCTGGAAAATGACCGGGCTGACGGCGCGCAACTTCGGCCTGCACCGGCGCGGTACGCTCTCCGTGGGCCACCATGCCGACATCGTCGTTTTCGATGCGGCCAACGTGCGCGATGCCGCCAGTTACGAGACCCCCACCCGGCCAGCCGAAGGCATCGACACCGTGATCGTCAACGGCGCCATTACCTGGCAGCACGGCGCGCACAGCGGGTCGCGCAACGGGCAGGTCATCACGCGGCCAGCAGGCCCTGAGGCGGGAAACGCGGTGCCTGCCTGA